The Pecten maximus chromosome 14, xPecMax1.1, whole genome shotgun sequence genome includes a region encoding these proteins:
- the LOC117341931 gene encoding sodium-coupled monocarboxylate transporter 1-like, with translation MFAYFDHQGCDPLVANQVTNPNQLIAKMVTDIFADTPCLPGLFLASLFSASLSTMSSLLCSISAIFWEDVVKPHTNPMSDRRATFITQSSVVLFGVISIAVAFLVSGLTGPVSQVCIR, from the exons ATGTTTGCATATTTTGACCACCAGGGGTGTGATCCATTAGTGGCAAATCAAGTCACAAATCCTAATCAG CTGATTGCTAAAATGGTAACTGATATATTTGCGGACACACCTTGTCTTCCCGGTCTCTTCCTGGCATCACTTTTCAGCGCGTCTCTGAG CACAATGTCGTCCTTGCTATGCAGCATCTCCGCCATATTTTGGGAGGATGTTGTCAAACCTCACACAAACCCGATGTCGGACAGACGAGCAACATTTATCACGCAATCTTCAg tggtacTGTTTGGAGTAATAAGCATTGCTGTGGCATTTCTGGTGTCCGGTTTGACAGGTCCGGTATCTCAGGTGTGTATTCGGTGA